In Silene latifolia isolate original U9 population chromosome 3, ASM4854445v1, whole genome shotgun sequence, a single window of DNA contains:
- the LOC141646223 gene encoding uncharacterized protein LOC141646223 → MNFRNLDEFWAFYMSQHSKASTRRWHLAGTLSAVVTLIYSLLFNWKLIIMVPLIGYGLAWYSHFFVERNLPATFGHPFWSLYCDFKMFGLMITGQMDREMKRLGKRPVLQSF, encoded by the coding sequence ATGAATTTTAGAAACTTGGATGAATTCTGGGCGTTTTACATGAGCCAACACTCGAAAGCATCAACGAGACGATGGCACTTGGCGGGTACACTTAGCGCAGTCGTGACGTTGATTTATTCGTTGTTGTTCAACTGGAAGCTGATTATAATGGTACCATTGATCGGATACGGATTAGCATGGTATAGCCATTTCTTTGTAGAAAGGAATTTACCTGCAACATTTGGGCATCCATTTTGGTCATTGTATTGTGATTTTAAGATGTTTGGATTAATGATTACTGGTCAAATGGATAGAGAGATGAAGAGGCTTGGTAAACGCCCTGTTTTACAatctttttaa